TCGAACTATTCCTTCGCCAACTGTCGGGATACCGCGCGGGATCTATCAGCTGTTTTCTCTTAGCCCCGTCAGCAGAAGTTCTCTTCAAGGACTCCCTGCGCATGTCCaggctctcgctctctcttcgcACTgcgctctgtgctctgtgctctttCGCTCGTCGTCTGTGCACGTTCTGTCGGTGTCCCCCGGGGGCCGTGACTAGCCCTTGCCGGTGGCCATGGGGTGGCAGCGACTCTGTGGGGCTAATAGACGGGTGGGGGTGAGGACACAGGCGAACAGCTGGACACGAGGACATATAAAGGGGACTGGCCACCAAAGTTGCTTGGTCCTCGCCGTTGCTCGTCGCTGGAGCAGAACAAAGTAAATCATGGATGGAAATCCGAGTCAAAGTCCTttgctgcagtggcagtgtcggTGGCGTCTTCATCGCCTTGGCATGGAGgtgacagcaacaaaagcagcagcagcagcagatttTTTTATCAGCTTTAGTTTGGTGTTTAGTTGCCGCAACACACACCCACGCGCTCACACGTGCACGTACACAGACGACAGGTGGCTGCatccccagagagagagagagagagagtgtgggtgtgggtgtgggtgtggaagGAAGGGACACCCCACACCCTCCTGCCCCGACAGGCActttcaattttatttgcgCGCATTATGGCAAAACATCCTGATTATCGTAtaagggggaggggcgggggctgCCGAGAGGAGAGGGAGCGAAAGTAGGGAATGAATGGATGGAAAGATGGTTTgtgctgcggctggggctgggcctgggcgTTCTCTCTTCAAAATGGATTGCTCATACGCACCGTTGCACCCCATGGGCAAACCGATGATGAAATGATGCGCGGCTTCCATGCTTCGAAATTTGTGTAATGGCAAAAAATACACACCAATTGATGCTCTCAAAATGATAGGATGGGCTGTTGGGGGAGTGGCGGGGGCAGGACATAAAtctaattgaatattttgatGGTGCaatttctatttaatttaagCGCTGCTTGAACTTGTGATAGATTTTGATTTGGAATGGAAACCACTCGGAAAATTATGGTTCAAGGGATGGGATGTCCCTGAAGAGGAATACCAGGTATTGTCAAAGGATTCTTTGCATATATTTCAGTAAATATTCATATTACTATCTATCCAAGAATATGGTGTTCTAGAAATATTCCTACGGCAATTTTCATTCGATTTGGGTTGTGTTTTGTCTGGTTTCCCACAGCTGGGGGTCATTAGATCTTATCCAACGAACATGCATCCCATGAGACATCCTTTGCTCCTTCAGAGCTGTGCGATTTCGTGATTTCTTCATTTGCACAGATTAAAGTTTCGATTCAAGTCAATCCAACGAAGGTCTTCTTTCTGTTTTATCCTGTTTTTCTTTGAAATCTTATTGGATCTTtgtaaaattaatattaatcaTTCAAATACCTTTTTCTTACCTTTTTTTGTCCTCAGATTATTGTgcacaaaaatgaaaaacaagaaatggaacgatttattttgaatatacaatttatttgtattatttttgtatatcgGATTTACATGAGAAGATAGACGGAGAGTGTcctaattataatttaattacgTTTACTATCTAattatcaacaaaaaaaattttataCACTTACATTACACATACATAAAACCCTACTTTCTCTCACTGCGTGCTCCtgccacgtccacgtccactttcactttcactttcgCTTGTAAGTTTCGCGGTAACCCGAGGGTTAAGGCGTCTAACCTTGGATCACTAATCACTATATGCCTAAATGGATGTGTCTTTTGtcttgtgttgtgtgttgtgtgtgggtTCTGTGGCGCCTCCTAGTTCGGCTGCACCTCGCAGACGAAGTAGGTCTCGAAGCTGCAGGGCGAGTCGTTCCACTTGAGGCCCTTGCCGTCGCGATTCCACAGCTCCAGGCagttctcctcctccccgtTCTCGTAGCGGAAGTTGTTCGGCTCCCCGGCATTCCAGTTGGTGAATGTTATCGGACGACCGGTGGCCATCCAGAAGAAGTTGCCCTCGTCGGCCAGGTCCGTGCCGGATATCCAGAAATGTTCGTGGCCCAGGCCTGtggaatatgcaaaaaaaacaccaccAGAATGAAATAAAAGGCGTACAAATATGTGTATTCAAATATACGACTGGAGAGGGGTGCCAAGGATGTTTTTTGGAGGCGTGGAAATGCCTGCAACGAGCCGGAAAAGTGGGCATTCTCTGTCCGGGAaataccagtaccagtaccaggcTCCTGGGTGGACTAGCCAAGCTACAGCCAGCCCAGGACCTGCCCAACAGGATGATCAAGGACCTGACGGAGAATCGCCGAGATAAACACCCGCATCCCCCCCTGGACACCCTGGACCGCTGTTGAATCCCATCATTATGGCAGTAGCTTTAACAGTTACAGTGTATCTATAATACTCCTCATGGGATATAATTATTTCAAAGGGTAGGGTAAGGTAGGTAAGGGTATCTATCTATTCGCCGAAAATCACCTTGATGGGATATAGTTATTGTAATTTTACTGTAATTTGTATGGGGCGTAATGGTGAGCTCTTATTGGGCTCTAGATCTCTCCATAATACTATCCAGGTCGTGGGCCGGGTCCTCCGCATGGTCTGTGCATTTTATCCTAGATTTGAATGCCATTTGAATGTGTCTATCTCCATCTCGCTCTGCCGCACAGTGAGTTTGGGCGTGGTCTGTGCCCATGGCCCTGCAACCGTTGCAGCTTTCAACGCTCAACATTCGAGTGTGCAACATTCACTTTTAGCAATTCTTTTTGTGGCCCTCTCTGGAGATTTATGCAACGGAGGAGTTCGTTAGCTCCAcaatccaccatccaccatccaccatctgCTGCCATTATTCCCATTCGCTTAACCTCTGGCGTTGCATATCTCTGTTGTCTGTTtccctttgtgtgtgtgtgtgtgtgtgtgtgtgtgttgcatgttTGTTGGGGCTTGTTTTGTGTGCGGGGGTTTTCGGTTACCAACTTCCGTGTATTATGCCACATAGACGCTCGAAAGTCGAGTGCCGCTGACCAGTCGGCAGACCATTTGAAAATGGCTTTTGTCTCTCATGCCTATTGTCATATTGATCGGCTTTTCTAGTGATTTaagttgcatgttgcatgccccaagtccgtccgtccgcctgtctatctgtctatctgttGTGTCAATGGTTTGACAGAGTTGCGGATAAAGTTTTCACGGCGTCTCCGCTCGTGTCTCTTGTGTTTCACTTACCAAAGTCACGTATGTGCTTCTCCAGTCTATCGTTCTCTTCTTGTGATGAAATGCTCGCCAAATGCATGCCATGGTAGCGGCAGTATTGTGTGGCTTTGAACCAGTTTGcctgcaaaaagaaaaacaagcgAGAAAATCGTTAAGAGAGATGAATGGAAAGCCAAAGCGCTGCATGATTATATAATTGTGTGACacagccccccccccaagCTGCCACCAAAAACAGCCGCTGAAAAGTTTGTGTCAATAAAAGTCAAATGGGGCGTTGAATGGAGATACATATCTGTGTATTTGTGTCCATATATCTgcgggcgtgtgtgtgtgtcggttgGAAATtgaatgtatatgtatctctcGGATGCCAATTAGTGTTTTTGGCGATGCGGTTTTCTAAAATGTGATTCTGCATCGAAATTGACAGCCAAATCGGAATCAATTTCAATCCGAAAaccatacgtacatacatattcaaTTAACTCTAATGGACTTTGGACTCCCTTTTGTCGCCCCACCCCGTCATTAGCCAGGGATATGGAAAAAGAACACAAAACGGAGAGAAagtgccacagagagagagagagagagagagagagagagagagaatatcTCCTGTTGATTGGGCGCATCGCCATTCCATTCCTGCCTTCATGCCTTCATGCCTTCCTGCCGCCATTTGCGGTCGCTGTTGCTGCGAGGCGGCTCTCTGATGTGCACATAAATCGATTACACAACTATCCATCCTGCCATCCTTACATCCCCCCTCGCTCCGCCACTGCTCCATCGCTAGCCGGCCACATCCTTTCGGGGCATGCCATGGCCCACCTGTAACCCCATTAACTTGCCCCTAATTGTATTAGCCGTAATTGTGCGCGAATAAAGCGGGGcatgccaccgccaccgcctgctgctgcgtgcATGCCACATGTGGCACACAACCGGCCAAGAAGGTGTTTAATGGGAGCTCCACTCGCAGGTGAAAGCGTTTATTGGGCTGTAAAAAGGTTCAGCTCATCTCTCGCTCGACGCCAAGAAGTcaattagtttttgttgtacaGAGGCGAAGCAGGGAGTCaaggagagaggggggaggggggaggagtcCGAGGAGTCCTTTCAGTGGTTTCGGATGTCGGTTTAAGGCAGAGCAGGAGACGACAGAGACAGGTTAATGGTTTGTCAGTGGAGTTGTTGTCTGATTTTTTGGTTAGACCAAAGCATTCCTACAGAGGGAGATCTTTGAGTGGAAAGCAGCCCTTCAGGTTGTCTTTCCTTCTGGAGATACTTCCAAGGCCTACCTCTAGAGATCTTTGGGGAGCAGGCTTTCCTGAGAGCTATTGATTTCTCTAGGTTTTCctcttttatttaattaaatttcttcAAGCCACAAACCACAGACGAAATTCTATTACCACAAAATGGAAGGAAGACAGGACGGATGGAAAGAGTGGACGGAATTGGTGCACGGAGCACGGAGCACGGAACACGGACCAATCAACCGAATGAAGTTTTACACGAAACTCAATTAAGTGGCAAACAAAATGTGGGACATGTTGTTAATGTCATTAGCATGGCCAACACTccacaggcaggcaggcaagcaGGCAGCTCCTCTggctccctcctccctccgcCAATTTCTGTCTctcaattaaattttgatttgatttgcgCCTGCGTAAACGCGTCTGTAACGAGATaccccctgcctctgcctctgccgggCATTaattttcccccaaaaaaagaaaaaaaaaagacgaaaatatataatttaattgcttcatttgcatatttacaCACGAATTGAAATTTGCATCAAATTGCTCATAATATTACTGCATTGCATTGCGTAATACTCAGTTGTATTTAACGTATCGTCATGCCACCGAATAAAAAACAGCCGAAACACTAAATGGCCGAACGACTGAATGAATTTCGAGTTTTCGAATGagttgaaaatgaaatattgGGCAGAACTCTTAATTAAGCGAATTCCCCATAAATATACGGAAAACACTTTCGGCAAACGCTGTACACCTATGCGGTAATTAATGCAGAACTtttgaatattaattaaagcaaaaccaaagcagAACCATTAAAAAATAAGTGTGTTTCAATGGTAATTTGTTGGTTAACGATTGAAAGGATATGCTCTACTAAATGGTGGATATTTTGAGCACTGAAATGCTCTACTAAATGCAGAAATTTCCCATTAATATGCGGTATTTATAGGAACCAAAATGATCTAAAAAATTCAGGATATAATTAGGGGGAAGTTTGGTTTAAGAAGAGGAAACAGATACGGATTCAGGCGAAGAAATCCAAGTGCAAAGTCTTTAAGCAGCTCAATGGATTTTCAACGAATTTAAGGCCAAGGTTACGGTGGTTGTTGGCTTGGAAACGATGGAATGGAACGTTGTTCTCACTTGAGAGGGAATGGAATTAATTTCTTTTCCACTAGAGAGACTAGTATTCTTAACGAATGAGCGCCTCCCTCTCCAATACCCTTTAAGAGACTTCAAagtttttaaacaaatttcacAGATTAATTTCCTGAAAATCATCCAACTTTTGAATGGGGGGACTCCTCAAAAAATGTATACGAAATATCATTATGATATATGAGTTTTTCCTCAAGCTACAAACGTATCCTCAAAGTGTGTATATCCGCCAGACTCTAGGGTATTTTcatataaaaacaattaaaaattaaaaccaaattaaaatgCCAATGTTCTGAGCTTACGAGATGCTTAAAACTTTAATCGCTTTGACAATTGCCTGCGTTTCGAATTGAAGAATCGGAGAGAAAGGCAGAGGTACCGTTAGCAGGCAAATTTCGGATATATTTATgactttctttttgttttctgttttgatACTTGGATGTGTGTTTCCCTATCTTTTGGCTAATCAGCGAATGAGCAACATTCGGCGAttgcggtggtggtgggggaaggggaaggggaagggaatTGTTCAATTAATTACCTCATAATGTATTCTCAATCCCCGCTGTTTATCTGGCGGCATACTCCAAATGGAATTGtgttttatttacaaaaagcTCTTCGCGAAGCGAGAGGGGAACCCGCAGGGGGGAGGCAAACGTTCATAAACCGAAAATATGCAACgaaatttgattaaatatttacttgTTTGTGTGCTTTTGATTTGTCTCTGGCTTTGTTTCACTTTTTACTGCAATTAAAGCGTTGAAATGTCGCATTAAAATTTCAGACATTTATTTCccaccagaaataaaacatttttattctGTTTGGGTGTATAATGTAGAAATTGCCAATGGGAGGTGAATAATCGGGGTTTATAAAACGAAATTAGCATATTTTGAGATGAGTTTTCGATGGGATCCTAGAGATTTTAAAGGAATTATTACGGTAGAGGGCTTTCGGGGCCTCtcttttgaatattttcaagAAATTCCGTAGGGAAGAGAACTGTCTCTGAACGTTGTGCCTCCCCCTCAAAAATATCAAGGATAAAAGAAGGTTCTATCTAACTATCATTTAAAGATATGAATTAGAGAAATCCTGGCGTCAAGAATAAGTCGTCAAAAATACGTTAGAAGGTTTGAAATCCCTTGTCTCCATCATTCAATGTAGTTACCAAGGATTTCTGTGAAAGATCTCTTGAGACACAACTTTAGGTGATTCAACGGCTCCTTCTACAGCTTTAAAAACCCATCTGTAATTCTTTCTTAAGTGGTTCTCAAGGTTTTCGAAGAAAGATCTCCATTTAGACAACAGTATTTGCCCGAAATCTTGTTAGCTATCAAGGGATATGAAGTTATTCCATTAGATGGCCATATCTAACTTGAAACTCCATTCTCTGACTCATTCAGAGCTCAGGGCTCAGAGTTCAGTGGTTCCCAAGACCGAAATATTTCCATTGAGTATTAGCCTCAATATTCGAGATCAAAAGTGGTATCGCGTGCACTTTGGTTGCTCCATCAATCCTCAACTCCGAACTCTGCTTGTCAGTGGCTTGATCCATTACCGATGGTGGCCCTCCGTTTCCTCATTTAGTTTTTGAATGAAAATACAATGAATAATCCGGCTGCATGCGATTTGGTTTACAATGGCCAAAGCTCTTCCAATTTGAtggctttgctttggctttggctttaaAGTTCAAGGAGACCTGCCACCAATGAAATATAATTCAGTTTGTGACGCACATTTGCATACCACACCCCTCGATTCCATTCCGTTTCATTCCATTCGATCGAGTCGATCGATCGAGTGATGCCAATGACTCGAGCGGTTTCTGGGCTCTCTTGactaatttgtttttatatgaAAAGCCTAACGCATATTTATCTAGATATTCCAGCATACGAGTAAGGTTGAAGATCTGTTATTCGAGATCTACTACGTGATGTGATGCGATGCGTGGCCAAGCACGCgcctctctttttttattgttgatATGATACCGCACTTCTGATGGAGCGGCCCTCAAGGTATCAGACTGACATTGAACGCAGTTCTAAGGCTATTTCGTTAATGTAATCGATTTTTGGTCGATATCGAGATGTATCGACACTCAATAGAAGGTCGAGAACGGTGCCGAAACGTGACGATGATTAAATCAATGAGACTAACTGAAGGATAGCCATTGTATCGATTTCCTTTGACAATTTCATGCCTTAAGAACGAATTCTGTGCATCAATTCGATTATTAATCGATATCGTGTATCGAAGCTCAATGAAAATGCGAGAACTGTACTCAAAACTGCAGGAATTGATGGGtactttttgttttaactGAAAGAAAGTCCTTAACAATAACCTATTGGACAATTCAGTTGCTGTTAATCGTTATAATGTATCGAACTTCAATGGAAAGGGTAGAACTCTACTGAAAGCTGGCTACAGTTTGAGTTTTCTCTCCCCAAATCTGTTGATCGGCAATCGATAACTAGACTAGACTTTGTTCTAACCGAAGAATACTCTCAGTTGGAAAACCTTCAGTTTCTTGGTTTCTGGTTATGGTATTGGTATTTCTATAAGCCCCAAAACCCGTTGCTCGGTGCAATGTAAAGCTggttcttctgctgctgtaaATATTCCATATGCCATCATCCTCTTGCAATCAGCAGACGGCGGAGGCAACGGCAGACGGCAaatggcagctgctgccacgaGTGAGTATCCACTGGAGAGACGACCGACCCATCAAACCGGACTTGCAAAGCCCCGTTGACCGTTGTCTCGACCGACGGCTGAGGCATCTGGACAGTTGCACTTTTGGTTGGTTATTTTGTTGGTTACTTTATTGGCCACATTACGAGAATGGGCCATCGCACGGGGCATGGCATCGTGTGGAGTGTGGAATGTGGAATGCCGCTTACCTTGAAGAAGATGCCCAGGTAATAGCGCTTCTCCCCGAGCTTCAGCAGCGGCATTGTCCATTTGTTCGGCGTGTACTGTGACTCGTCCACGCAGTTCGGGCAGTCTATAAATAGAGATCGAAAACGGGCATAAGGattacagatacagattccaaggaaaaatgaaacgaaataaagagaaacagccaggaggcaggaggcaggagacaGGAGGCTTGTGAGATGATTTATGCAACTGTTATAAACGATTTCTGTCGGTAATAATGATTGCATGTTTATGGATTTATGGAATATTGCGTGAAAAATGTGTGTAACAAGGAAGGAACCTAAGATCTGAGATCTGATACTTTCAGAGATATTTCTAGGTATAAAACAGGCCTTTTGCTTGTGATATTTATCTGAAAGAACTTTgcatattaaatttatatataatcACATGGCAAGAATCATTAAAAGAACCTTAACCTCTCTGTATGATAATCAGTTGAAAGAATCTTTGATCTTTGACTTTTTGGCGAACTATTCTACATCTATAAAATGTTCTATATGATAATTAAATGAAGTAAAAACGTTAAAAGATCTACTGATCTTTGACCTTTTTATTGACTATTGACTAACAACTATTCTGACTGATACTCGCAAGAAAAACACTTAGAATATGTATGATATTTCCAAGACAGAACCTTAGATCTGGAGATAAAGACTGCAGAAGAATATTTAAAGAAGTCCTTTTTCTAAGTATTTCAAACAGCTATAAGGATCCTatcttcttttgtttctgtggAAGACTACAAGCTTAGAGTCGAAAAGATTCGCTTCTGAAAGAAAGTAGATGTGCCTCAACTCTTTTGGAACATGGATCATCATCTACAAGATGCATAACTACAGATCTGGGTAGTACCATTGATTCAACAAAAACGTTGCgtctggtttttttctttaggGAAAACGAGTTGGAATGATGATGCATCTGTCACCAAAGATCTTCCTCCTGTTGCTGCGTTTGAGTCATCGTTTGAGGGGCAGCTTAATTAACCAACTCTTCGATGGCCCATAAAAAGCATCGTAAATCTTAAATCTTAAATGCCGTACCGCACCATAAACGGATTTTGATAGAACAAAAGGTTGAGCATTCGCGGACTAATTGCGGATCAgaggaaagagaaagaaattgAGTTATGAACGACACCCCGCTGAATGAGAGTCACAGGGAAACAACGGACTCGTGGCTCGGATTTGGAGTctagttcgagttcgagttttGAGACTCAAGAACTGGTTCCCCCTAGAAGAatacccgcacccgcacccgtactcggactcggactcggacttgtacgcgtagtcgtagtcgtagtcgtactGCAATCGAGAACACGTTCGACTCGTCTGAGACGCCTGGAAATGTTTCGTTGCGGCCTAGTCCCAAATGACGTGATGGAGATTCGGGCTTGAACCAGATAGAACTTTACTCTTTTGCTGGAATGTGAATCAAGGCCGGGCATTTGTTTCGATTTGTGGCCACAAGTATGTGAAGGTCATTTACGGGAGGCGGCACAGCGCGGCACATGCCACATTCCTTCTAAACAAATGAGAGAAAATGAAAGCCAAATGGTTTCCCTTTTGTTTCGTaatggagttttttttttctgtgtccGCTAATGTCTGTTAATTAATCATCCGAAATGTGCTGCCGGCCCATTCGTTTGAAGGTCGCCTCCGCCAAATGTTGCTGAAACTTTCATGATGTTGAATGCTGTATGTTGTATGTTTGTTGGGGGCGTCTCGTTCCgccaaaaatataaagaaataaattaaacaatgaACGTACAACGGGTCATCAAGCCAACGGGGCCCAGGCCCGTGTGAAAACATGGCCAAAAAGCAGTTAACATTTTGactgttttgtgttttgttttggcagAAACAATGCCAGCCTCGTAGAGGTCTTGAGATTTGGGTTTAAATCAATGGCAATGTTTTATTCAGACACCTTTTATAAGGTGTTCAGGTGTCCAGCATATATTAGGCGGCGATGGTAGTAAATCTTTGTTCTCGTGAATTTAGGCAACATTCTCACCTGAAGACACGAAAGATATATTGCAGCTCTTAAAGTTCATGGAGTTCCCTGGAAGTTGATTGGAAACTAAGGAAGAAACCTTCTCGAAACAAACTTCCACCAAGAGAATGCCATACAACATCCCTAAATAGATTGCAACACCTAGGGCCAGTGGCCAAAGCTTGTCTTAGAAACGCAGACCAACCGAGGAGccctgccgcatgacgcgagGACGACAGTTTCAGCAAGAAAGCTCCTTATTGATTGTAGCATCGTTCCTGAAGGAACATTGCTGGCAGTACCTCGTAGAATAGCATATCTTATGGAATATTCCTTTTTTAAAGGAGAGTTTCCGAGGCTTAGAGACTCTTAAGTAAACGGGTCATGCGGCAGCACCCCTCGGTTATGGAAGGACCACCTTTTGAATGGTATGCACTCCTTTCCTACATAATTTCCACTCAAAGATTCCACTGTAAGATATCAACGCCCTTTAAGCGGAAACCTTTCCCCCCCCCTATACTTATCCCTCTAAATGGTATTCCTGCAGCTCTGATGATCGTCCGTTCTGCCTGCCGCACCTGTTGCATCATTGAATTAAAACAGTTTTGCTAATTATATATAATCTCGAAGCCACAGAGCCCGTAAATGCAAACCAGTCTCCAGCTGTGAACCGAACATCTTCCATCTTTCatccgacagacagacagacagacagacagacagcaagacagccacacgcacacagacatgCAACACAATTAAAGGTGCAAAATTGATTAAGATCTGGGGTCGGGGAATGGgagctgggggctgggggagCTGATAGGAAAACGGTAAATTGAATATATTCATTAATTGTTTGATAAACTTTAAGGCAAACATTTGCCGAAACTTGTGCGGGGATTATGGCTTAGAGTTCCTAGAGCCCGAAACCGTCGAGGGTTTGTGTTCGTATGATTTATTAGCCGCAACAGCCGACAGAGTCGCCAGAGCCGCAAGAGAATCATAAACGAGTTTCCGAAGTTTGCTAAAAGTCAATGTCAATTCGTTGGATACCTCGTTAAGCGGTGGATAAACCCTGATCTGAGCGCCTGATTCcagcaattaaatttatatttataccaCAAGATGTCGACCTTCGTTGAAACACCAGAAAACGGCAGAAAACTCatgacaaacaaaagccaaaacaagAAGAGAACCCATAAAAGGAGAGATATGTGCATGAAACATCTGCATCATCAACCAGACATTCAACAATATATACATGCGTACAATATATATCTTCCTTCTCTTCCTGCCACATATTTTATAGAAgaacatttttgtgtgttatatgcaaattttgtcggttttttgtttgacgtaagaggcaaacaaaagaatttctgaataattaaattcggttcggttcggttcagttgagttcttctttttttctgtgtttatgattatgttgtgacttttataaatattattaattaactTTTGTGCTGGAACGATGCAATTTTTTAGCAGAAAAAGAGATTGTGGACTCGTATCGGTTTCGGGGGATTAAGCGGAAATTAATTCAATGTttaaaaaatggaaattcaaGCGGCtagaaatgcaataaaaaattCGAATGGGATTGAGAGATTGATGAAAACTGGTTGATTCTGCTAAGATTTGGGCAAGTATTGGGACACATTTCAGAGTTCTTTCAAGTGTTGGCGCGTCTTGCAGGAGCGCCCATCGGATACTCCGCGTAGCAGAAAAAGTGCCAAATCGACCAAAGAGGTCTGTGTCCTCGCCACAACCGAGGAGCACAGCCGCAGGACGCGTGACACTTGGAAAAATTCAGATTTAGCTCCAAATTATACTTCAATTCAATAGCAGATGGAACCCCAGGACATCTCACAGTAATTTGTTTAAGGACACGTTCAATACTCCTTCCCATCACTTTATCTTCAATCAATTCCAATCAACGATTGACCCTGAACTTCACTTAAAATTTGGAAACCCATTTAGGGCACTTTTTCCGTTGACTAATTGATGAATGGCCACGATTTCGCATGTCAACCAAATGGTGTGTTTTATTACGAACatttcaacagcaacagcaccacgaAAAAGGTGGGCAAacattttgattaatttgGATTTTCAGAGCAAACCATCGCGGCCAAATCGGGCCAAAAGCAGCAGTAGGTGGACGGACGTGGACGCACGGCCTAAACAGAAGCCCCTCTCGGCCGTAAACTACGACTGAAATCTCCCTAATTAAGCAGCCAACCACTTCACACATTCCCGTCCGTGGATGCAGTCCATCCGGCTGCCCAGCGATCCATCTGTTCACCCAATCCCCGAACCGAGAAAAGTGAAagtgaattttgaatttgtttcttttccagttttctttttgtagTAGGATTCCCTCCATGGAAACCGTCTATCGTGAGTCGCGAGTCGTGAGTGGCGAG
The sequence above is a segment of the Drosophila pseudoobscura strain MV-25-SWS-2005 chromosome X, UCI_Dpse_MV25, whole genome shotgun sequence genome. Coding sequences within it:
- the tfc gene encoding C-type lectin 37Db isoform X2, which codes for MQNYYILSVILSVQLLGSLDTRTMAMATPQSKGAVQGPVTDCPNCVDESQYTPNKWTMPLLKLGEKRYYLGIFFKANWFKATQYCRYHGMHLASISSQEENDRLEKHIRDFGLGHEHFWISGTDLADEGNFFWMATGRPITFTNWNAGEPNNFRYENGEEENCLELWNRDGKGLKWNDSPCSFETYFVCEVQPN